A region from the Citrobacter telavivensis genome encodes:
- a CDS encoding VWA domain-containing protein, protein MNLKHLFAVLTLGLLATTTSAQPPAPKVAIKSELASPLVLENSQDKNYLKISLTGFPLNATKRSPINLALVIDRSGSMGGDRIEQATEAAVMAVNTLSAQDTLSVVIYDDVVDVIVPAAKVGNKAKLISQIRERLTARGGTALFAGVSRGIKETSKFLDKAHVNRIILLSDGQANVGPSSTSELAELGKIAARKGIAITTMGIGEGYNEDLMAAIAQYSDGNHVFVQNTDALEKAFAHEFGDVMSVVAQDVVVQINVADNVKPLRLLGREGEIRDNTVTVKLNQLYANQEKYVMLEVLPAKGNAAQSKPLAEVNVSYNNLATGQKERWDDKMAVSYTASASDVQKAQVEDVVVDSAIQKSAIQNEQALQLIDEGKMDEAKAILRENSSTLSALPLSAPAARMKAQESAEENLKLLDRMESESKEASRKSLKEQSYKTKNQSSKSN, encoded by the coding sequence GTGAATCTCAAACACCTCTTCGCAGTCCTGACATTAGGTCTGCTTGCGACAACAACGTCGGCACAGCCGCCTGCGCCAAAAGTGGCCATTAAATCTGAACTGGCTTCTCCGCTGGTGCTGGAAAATAGCCAGGACAAAAACTACCTGAAAATCTCGCTGACAGGCTTCCCCCTCAACGCCACCAAACGCAGCCCGATCAACCTCGCGCTGGTGATTGACCGTTCCGGTTCTATGGGCGGCGACCGCATTGAACAGGCCACAGAAGCCGCCGTCATGGCGGTGAACACCCTAAGCGCTCAGGACACACTCTCGGTAGTGATTTATGACGACGTTGTGGATGTCATTGTGCCTGCGGCCAAAGTCGGCAACAAAGCGAAGCTTATCAGCCAAATTCGTGAACGGCTGACCGCTCGCGGCGGCACCGCGCTGTTTGCCGGGGTCAGTCGCGGCATCAAAGAAACCAGTAAATTCCTCGATAAAGCCCATGTTAATCGCATCATCCTGCTGTCTGATGGTCAGGCGAACGTCGGTCCCTCCTCCACCAGCGAACTGGCGGAACTGGGTAAAATTGCCGCCCGCAAAGGGATTGCTATCACGACGATGGGCATCGGTGAAGGCTACAATGAAGATCTGATGGCGGCGATTGCCCAGTACAGCGATGGCAACCACGTGTTCGTGCAAAACACCGATGCGCTGGAGAAGGCATTTGCCCATGAGTTTGGCGATGTGATGTCCGTCGTCGCTCAGGATGTGGTGGTGCAAATTAACGTCGCCGACAACGTTAAGCCGTTGCGCCTGCTGGGGCGTGAGGGTGAAATCCGCGACAACACGGTTACCGTAAAACTGAACCAGCTTTACGCCAACCAGGAGAAATATGTCATGCTGGAAGTGCTGCCGGCCAAAGGCAACGCCGCACAGAGCAAGCCGCTTGCCGAGGTTAACGTCAGCTACAACAACCTCGCCACCGGACAGAAAGAGCGCTGGGATGACAAGATGGCCGTCAGCTATACCGCCTCTGCCAGCGATGTTCAGAAAGCGCAGGTGGAAGATGTGGTCGTCGATTCCGCCATTCAAAAATCCGCCATTCAGAATGAGCAGGCGTTACAGCTCATAGATGAAGGCAAAATGGACGAGGCAAAAGCGATCCTGCGTGAAAACTCCAGTACGCTCAGCGCGTTACCGCTTAGCGCACCGGCCGCCAGAATGAAGGCGCAGGAGAGCGCAGAGGAAAACCTTAAGTTGCTGGACAGAATGGAAAGCGAAAGCAAAGAAGCTTCTCGTAAATCGCTGAAAGAACAGAGCTATAAAACCAAAAACCAGAGTTCGAAATCGAACTGA
- the fdoI gene encoding formate dehydrogenase cytochrome b556 subunit has product MKKRDTIVRYTAPERINHWVTAFCFVLAAVSGLGFFFPSFNWLMQIMGTPQLARILHPFVGVIMFASFIIMFFRYWHHNLINRDDIFWAKNIRKIVVNEEVGDTGRYNFGQKCVFWAAIIFLVLLLVSGVIIWRPYFAPAFSIPVIRFALMLHSFAAVALIVVIMVHIYAALWVKGTITAMVEGWVTGAWAKKHHPRWYREVREKQDKTQP; this is encoded by the coding sequence ATGAAAAAACGTGACACCATCGTGCGCTACACGGCGCCGGAACGCATCAACCACTGGGTCACCGCCTTCTGCTTCGTGCTGGCGGCGGTGAGCGGACTGGGCTTTTTCTTCCCGTCCTTCAACTGGCTGATGCAAATCATGGGGACACCGCAACTGGCGCGTATTCTGCACCCGTTCGTAGGCGTCATCATGTTTGCCTCGTTCATCATCATGTTCTTCCGTTACTGGCACCACAACCTGATCAACCGGGACGACATCTTCTGGGCGAAGAACATCCGCAAGATTGTCGTCAATGAAGAGGTGGGCGACACCGGGCGGTATAACTTCGGTCAGAAATGCGTGTTCTGGGCGGCGATTATCTTCCTGGTCCTGCTGCTGGTGAGCGGTGTGATCATCTGGCGTCCGTACTTTGCGCCAGCGTTCTCCATTCCGGTGATCCGCTTCGCGTTAATGCTGCATTCATTTGCCGCCGTCGCGCTGATTGTGGTTATCATGGTGCATATTTACGCCGCGCTGTGGGTAAAAGGCACCATTACGGCAATGGTGGAAGGTTGGGTAACCGGCGCCTGGGCGAAGAAGCATCACCCGCGCTGGTATCGTGAAGTTCGCGAAAAGCAGGATAAGACCCAGCCGTAA
- the fdxH gene encoding formate dehydrogenase subunit beta, translated as MAYQSQDIIRRSATNGFTPAPRARDHQEEVAKLIDVTTCIGCKACQVACSEWNDIRDEIGSNVGVYDNPADLTAKSWTVMRFSEVEQNDKLEWLIRKDGCMHCADPGCLKACPAEGAIIQYANGIVDFQSEQCIGCGYCIAGCPFDVPRLNPEDNRVYKCTLCVDRVNVGQEPACVKTCPTGAIHFGSKEDMKTLAGERVAELKTRGYDNAGLYDPAGVGGTHVMYVLHHADKPNLYHGLPENPEISATVKFWKGIWKPLAAVGFAATFAASIFHYVGVGPNRADEEENNLHEEKDDEVRK; from the coding sequence ATGGCTTATCAATCGCAAGACATTATCCGTCGTTCCGCGACTAACGGTTTCACCCCCGCGCCGCGTGCGCGGGACCATCAGGAAGAGGTGGCGAAGCTCATCGACGTCACCACCTGCATCGGCTGTAAAGCCTGTCAGGTGGCCTGTTCAGAGTGGAACGACATCCGTGATGAAATCGGTAGCAACGTCGGGGTGTATGACAACCCGGCGGACTTAACCGCCAAATCGTGGACGGTGATGCGCTTCTCGGAAGTGGAGCAGAACGACAAACTGGAATGGCTGATCCGCAAGGATGGCTGTATGCACTGCGCCGATCCGGGCTGCCTGAAGGCATGTCCGGCGGAAGGGGCTATCATTCAGTATGCCAACGGGATTGTCGACTTCCAGTCCGAGCAGTGCATCGGCTGTGGTTACTGCATCGCCGGTTGCCCGTTCGACGTGCCGCGACTAAACCCGGAAGACAACCGCGTCTACAAATGTACGCTGTGCGTTGACCGCGTGAACGTCGGCCAGGAGCCGGCCTGCGTGAAAACCTGCCCAACGGGTGCTATCCACTTTGGTTCTAAAGAGGATATGAAAACGCTGGCAGGCGAGCGCGTGGCAGAGCTGAAAACCCGCGGTTACGACAATGCAGGCCTGTACGATCCGGCGGGCGTTGGGGGGACGCACGTGATGTATGTGCTGCACCATGCCGACAAACCGAATTTGTATCACGGTCTGCCGGAGAACCCGGAAATCAGCGCTACCGTGAAATTCTGGAAAGGGATCTGGAAGCCTCTTGCAGCGGTCGGCTTTGCTGCGACCTTTGCGGCCAGCATCTTCCACTATGTCGGTGTCGGTCCGAACCGTGCGGATGAGGAAGAAAACAACCTGCATGAAGAGAAAGACGATGAGGTGCGCAAATGA
- the fdnG gene encoding formate dehydrogenase-N subunit alpha, translating into MQVSRRQFFKICAGGMAGTTAAALGFAPGVALAETRQYKLLRTRETRNTCTYCSVGCGLLMYSLGDGAKNAKASIFHIEGDPDHPVNRGALCPKGAGLVDFIHSESRLKFPEYRAPGSDKWQQISWDEAFDRIAKLMKEDRDANYIAQNADGVTVNRWLSTGMLCASASSNETGFLTQKFTRALGMLAVDNQARVUHGPTVASLAPTFGRGAMTNHWVDIKNANLIVVMGGNAAEAHPVGFRWAMEAKIHNGAKLIVIDPRFTRTASVADFYTPIRSGTDIAFLSGVILYLLTNEKYNREYTEAYTNASLIVREDFGFDDGLFTGYDADARKYDKTSWNYELDENGFAKRDTTLQHPRCVWNLLKHHVSRYTPDVVENICGTPKADFLKVCEYIAETSAKDKTASFLYALGWTQHSIGSQNIRTMAMIQLLLGNMGMAGGGVNALRGHSNIQGLTDLGLLSQSLPGYLTLPNEKQTDLQTYLTANTPKPLLKDQVNYWGNYPKFFVSLMKAFYGDKATAENNWGFDWLPKWDKGYDVLQYFEMMKEGKVNGYICQGFNPVASFPNKNKTIASLSKLKFLVTIDPLNTETSTFWQNHGESNDVDPSKIQTEVFRLPSTCFAEENGSIVNSGRWLQWHWKGADAPGIAVTDGEILAGIFLRLRKMYAEQSGANPEQVLSMTWNYSTPHEPASEEVAMESNGKALADLIDPATGAVIVKKGQQLSSFAQLRDDGTTSSGCWIFAGSWTPEGNQMARRDNADPSGLGNTLGWAWAWPLNRRILYNRASADPQGNPWDPKRQILKWDGAKWGGMDIPDYSAAAPGSDVGPFIMQPEGMGRLFALDKMAEGPFPEHYEPFETPLGTNPLHPNVISNPAARIFKGDAEALGKADKFPYVGTTYRLTEHFHYWTKHALLNAIAQPEQFVEIGETLANKLGIAHGDTVKVSSNRGYIKAKAVVTKRIRTLKADGKDIDTIGIPIHWGYEGVAKKGFIANTLTPSVGDANSQTPEFKSFLVNVEKV; encoded by the coding sequence ATGCAGGTCAGCAGAAGGCAGTTCTTTAAGATCTGCGCTGGCGGTATGGCAGGCACCACGGCGGCAGCACTGGGCTTTGCGCCCGGCGTAGCGCTCGCGGAAACACGGCAATATAAACTGCTGCGCACCCGCGAAACCCGTAATACCTGCACTTACTGTTCCGTTGGTTGTGGGCTGTTGATGTACAGCCTCGGCGACGGTGCAAAAAACGCCAAAGCATCTATCTTCCATATCGAAGGTGACCCGGACCATCCGGTCAACCGTGGCGCGCTCTGCCCGAAAGGGGCCGGTCTGGTGGACTTCATCCACTCAGAAAGCCGCCTGAAATTCCCGGAATACCGCGCGCCAGGCTCGGATAAATGGCAGCAGATCAGCTGGGATGAGGCATTTGACCGCATCGCTAAGCTGATGAAAGAAGACCGCGATGCCAACTACATTGCGCAAAACGCCGATGGCGTCACCGTTAACCGCTGGCTTTCTACCGGGATGCTGTGTGCTTCCGCGTCCAGTAACGAAACCGGCTTTTTAACACAGAAATTTACCCGCGCGCTCGGTATGCTCGCGGTCGACAACCAGGCGCGTGTCTGACACGGACCAACGGTAGCAAGTCTTGCTCCAACATTTGGTCGCGGTGCGATGACCAACCACTGGGTCGACATCAAGAACGCCAACCTTATTGTGGTGATGGGCGGTAACGCCGCTGAAGCGCACCCGGTAGGATTCCGTTGGGCGATGGAAGCGAAAATTCATAACGGCGCGAAGCTGATTGTGATCGATCCTCGCTTTACGCGTACGGCGTCGGTAGCCGATTTCTACACACCTATTCGTTCTGGTACTGACATTGCCTTCCTGTCAGGCGTCATCCTGTACCTGCTAACTAACGAAAAATATAACCGCGAATATACCGAAGCCTATACCAACGCCAGCCTGATCGTGCGTGAAGATTTTGGCTTCGATGATGGTCTGTTTACTGGCTATGACGCGGATGCACGCAAGTACGACAAAACCAGCTGGAACTATGAGCTGGACGAAAACGGCTTTGCGAAACGCGATACCACCCTGCAACACCCGCGCTGCGTCTGGAACCTGCTGAAACACCACGTCTCCCGCTACACGCCGGACGTGGTGGAAAACATCTGCGGTACGCCAAAAGCCGACTTCCTGAAAGTCTGCGAGTACATTGCAGAGACCAGCGCGAAAGACAAAACCGCGTCGTTCCTGTATGCGCTGGGCTGGACGCAGCACTCCATTGGTTCGCAGAACATCCGTACCATGGCGATGATCCAGTTGCTGCTCGGCAACATGGGGATGGCTGGCGGCGGCGTTAACGCCCTGCGCGGTCACTCGAATATTCAGGGTCTGACCGACCTTGGCTTGCTCTCGCAAAGCCTGCCGGGCTATCTGACGTTGCCAAATGAAAAGCAGACCGACCTGCAAACGTATCTGACCGCCAACACGCCGAAACCGCTGTTGAAGGACCAGGTCAACTACTGGGGCAACTACCCGAAATTCTTCGTCTCGTTGATGAAAGCCTTCTATGGCGATAAAGCAACGGCGGAAAATAACTGGGGCTTTGACTGGCTGCCGAAGTGGGACAAAGGGTACGACGTACTGCAATACTTCGAGATGATGAAAGAAGGTAAGGTCAATGGCTACATCTGCCAGGGCTTCAACCCGGTCGCGTCATTCCCGAACAAAAACAAGACGATTGCATCACTGTCTAAACTGAAGTTCCTGGTGACTATCGATCCGCTTAACACAGAGACCTCCACCTTCTGGCAAAACCACGGTGAGTCGAACGATGTGGATCCATCGAAAATCCAGACCGAAGTGTTCCGTCTGCCATCCACCTGCTTCGCCGAAGAGAACGGTTCAATCGTCAACTCCGGTCGTTGGCTACAGTGGCACTGGAAAGGCGCAGACGCCCCGGGGATCGCGGTGACTGACGGTGAAATCCTGGCCGGTATCTTCCTGCGCCTGCGTAAGATGTATGCCGAACAGAGCGGTGCCAACCCGGAACAGGTGCTGAGCATGACCTGGAACTACTCCACACCGCATGAACCGGCATCGGAAGAAGTGGCGATGGAGAGCAACGGCAAAGCGTTGGCCGATCTCATCGACCCGGCAACGGGCGCAGTGATCGTGAAAAAAGGCCAACAGCTCAGCTCGTTTGCCCAACTGCGTGACGACGGCACCACTTCCAGCGGCTGCTGGATTTTCGCCGGTAGCTGGACGCCGGAAGGCAACCAGATGGCGCGTCGTGATAACGCCGATCCATCCGGTCTCGGCAATACGCTGGGCTGGGCATGGGCGTGGCCGCTGAACCGCCGCATCCTGTACAACCGTGCTTCCGCTGACCCGCAGGGCAACCCGTGGGATCCAAAACGCCAAATCCTGAAATGGGACGGCGCAAAATGGGGCGGGATGGATATTCCGGACTACAGCGCCGCCGCACCAGGCAGCGATGTCGGACCGTTCATCATGCAGCCGGAAGGGATGGGCCGCCTGTTTGCTCTCGACAAGATGGCAGAAGGGCCGTTCCCGGAACACTACGAACCGTTTGAAACGCCGCTGGGAACCAACCCGCTGCATCCGAACGTTATCTCTAACCCTGCCGCTCGTATCTTTAAGGGCGACGCCGAAGCGCTGGGTAAAGCCGATAAGTTCCCGTACGTCGGGACCACTTACCGTCTGACCGAGCACTTCCACTACTGGACCAAGCATGCGCTGCTCAACGCCATCGCACAGCCGGAACAGTTTGTGGAGATAGGCGAGACGCTGGCGAACAAGCTCGGTATCGCGCATGGCGATACCGTTAAAGTCTCCTCTAACCGCGGCTATATCAAAGCCAAAGCAGTGGTGACCAAGCGTATTCGCACGCTGAAGGCAGACGGTAAGGATATCGATACTATCGGTATACCCATTCACTGGGGCTATGAAGGTGTGGCGAAGAAAGGGTTTATTGCGAATACCCTGACGCCGTCGGTGGGCGATGCAAACTCACAAACGCCGGAATTTAAGTCCTTCCTGGTGAACGTGGAAAAGGTGTAA
- the fdhD gene encoding formate dehydrogenase accessory sulfurtransferase FdhD — protein MNKIHPKEVKNVINVTSSRRINLWKREDLQHPQPDEVAEEVPVALVYNGISHVVMMASPKDLEHFAVGFSLSEGIIDNPREIYGMDVVPSCNGLEVQIELSSRRFMGLKERRRALAGRTGCGVCGVEQLNDIGKPVQPLPFTQTFNLARLDHALRHLKDFQPVGQLTGCTHAAAWVMPSGELAGGHEDVGRHVALDKLLGRRAAEGESWLPGAALVSSRASYEMVQKSAMCGVEILFAVSAATTLAVEVAERCNLTLVGFCKPGRATIYTHPQRLVAE, from the coding sequence GTGAATAAGATACATCCAAAAGAAGTTAAAAATGTGATAAATGTCACGAGTTCCCGGCGGATTAACCTTTGGAAACGTGAAGATTTGCAACATCCTCAGCCGGATGAGGTAGCCGAAGAGGTGCCCGTTGCGCTGGTCTATAACGGCATTTCTCATGTCGTGATGATGGCTTCGCCGAAGGATCTGGAACACTTTGCGGTCGGTTTTTCCCTCTCCGAGGGCATTATTGACAACCCGCGCGAGATCTATGGCATGGATGTTGTCCCCTCCTGTAACGGTCTTGAAGTCCAGATCGAGCTTTCCAGTCGCCGTTTTATGGGACTGAAAGAGCGTCGTCGCGCGCTGGCCGGACGCACCGGCTGTGGCGTATGCGGCGTTGAGCAGCTCAATGATATCGGTAAACCCGTACAGCCGCTGCCGTTCACCCAGACCTTTAACCTCGCCAGGCTTGACCACGCGTTAAGGCATCTGAAGGATTTTCAACCCGTGGGGCAACTCACCGGATGTACGCATGCTGCGGCGTGGGTGATGCCATCAGGCGAACTGGCGGGCGGACATGAAGATGTTGGTCGACACGTTGCGCTGGATAAACTGCTGGGGCGACGCGCTGCGGAGGGGGAAAGCTGGCTGCCGGGAGCGGCGCTGGTCTCCAGTCGCGCGAGCTATGAGATGGTGCAGAAGTCCGCAATGTGCGGCGTAGAGATCCTGTTTGCCGTTTCTGCCGCCACCACGCTGGCGGTTGAAGTCGCCGAGCGCTGCAATCTGACGCTGGTGGGGTTCTGTAAGCCGGGCAGAGCAACCATTTATACGCATCCACAGCGTTTAGTCGCTGAGTGA
- a CDS encoding DUF1471 domain-containing protein — protein sequence MKSIKTFVAVIALATSFGAFAAQSVTATGSTLESTEAKIAAQAEQAGASSYKITQAYTGNRVHMTAELLK from the coding sequence ATGAAAAGCATCAAAACTTTTGTCGCAGTTATCGCTCTCGCTACCTCTTTCGGCGCTTTCGCTGCCCAGTCCGTGACTGCTACCGGTTCGACTCTGGAAAGCACTGAAGCAAAAATCGCAGCCCAGGCTGAACAAGCGGGTGCAAGTTCCTACAAAATCACACAGGCTTACACCGGTAACCGCGTGCACATGACGGCGGAACTGCTGAAATAA
- a CDS encoding HTH domain-containing protein, with protein sequence MLSERQLTLVDLLEQQPCSLNALARQTGVSGRTILRDIDYINFTLSGKARIQPGGSAGYQLDIIDRRSFFQLLQRHDNDDRLLALLLLNPFTPRVQLAASLNLPETWVADRLSRLKQRYERAFCLSSRPGVGHFIDEPEEKRIVLLANLLKKDPLLIPLPGVTRDNIERLNTACESLDAFALMSGEYLASLVLAVYALRNQLTRAWPECRHTLLKNIVEQSGIYLGENAFNTLSGLLETQQQQAMTISADAVASLLQRVPGVAALNIIDTQLVDNITDHLRRCVSAPIWVPEHRQSSMNNLKAAWPAAFDMSLRFIALLREQFAIPLFDSDLIGLYFACALERHQNERQPIILLSDQNAIATINQQAIERDVLNCRVIIARTPGEVISISQEVEPLLIVNNSHYLLNESLKNVLTIKNIISSAGTEQIKSFLATAFIRQQPERFFSESGSFHYSNTPNEGWPDIIRQICTRLVTQHQITDDESQRICAREGEGENLIVNHLAIPHCWSEQKRRFRGFFITLAHTVQVNNEPVSHVLIACAAADARHELKIFSYLASVLCSHPAETICELKGYEAFIGLLKQ encoded by the coding sequence ATGCTCAGCGAACGCCAGTTAACGCTCGTCGACCTTCTTGAACAGCAGCCCTGCTCGCTAAACGCGTTGGCGCGGCAAACTGGCGTTTCGGGCAGAACCATCCTGCGCGATATTGATTACATCAACTTTACGCTCAGCGGTAAGGCCCGTATTCAGCCTGGCGGTAGCGCAGGCTATCAACTGGATATCATCGACAGACGCAGCTTTTTCCAGCTTCTGCAACGTCATGATAATGATGACCGGTTGCTGGCGCTCCTGCTGTTGAATCCCTTTACTCCCCGCGTACAGTTGGCCGCTTCGCTTAACTTGCCGGAGACCTGGGTTGCCGATCGTCTTTCGCGTCTGAAGCAACGCTATGAACGTGCATTTTGCCTTTCCAGTCGCCCGGGCGTTGGCCATTTCATTGATGAACCTGAAGAAAAACGCATTGTTCTGTTGGCGAATCTGCTTAAAAAAGATCCGCTGTTAATTCCGCTCCCTGGCGTGACACGAGACAATATTGAACGACTCAACACCGCCTGCGAAAGTCTTGATGCGTTTGCGCTGATGTCGGGAGAATATCTTGCGAGCCTGGTACTGGCGGTCTATGCGCTGCGTAATCAACTCACCCGCGCATGGCCAGAATGTCGGCATACGTTGCTAAAAAATATCGTAGAGCAGAGCGGGATCTATCTCGGCGAAAACGCGTTCAACACGCTGTCTGGACTGCTGGAAACGCAGCAACAGCAGGCAATGACAATATCTGCCGACGCTGTGGCTTCTTTGCTACAACGTGTACCCGGTGTCGCCGCGTTGAACATCATTGATACGCAACTGGTTGATAATATTACCGATCACCTGCGCAGATGCGTTTCGGCCCCAATCTGGGTTCCGGAACATCGCCAGAGCAGCATGAATAACCTGAAAGCCGCCTGGCCCGCCGCGTTCGATATGAGCCTGCGTTTCATTGCCCTATTGCGTGAACAATTCGCTATCCCGTTGTTCGACAGCGATCTGATCGGGCTCTACTTTGCCTGTGCGCTGGAGCGGCATCAAAATGAGCGTCAGCCCATCATTTTGTTATCCGATCAAAATGCAATTGCCACCATTAACCAGCAGGCCATTGAGCGTGACGTATTAAATTGCCGGGTAATCATTGCACGAACTCCCGGTGAGGTGATCTCAATAAGTCAGGAGGTGGAACCGCTACTGATCGTCAATAACAGCCATTATTTGCTGAATGAATCATTAAAAAATGTCCTGACCATCAAGAACATCATTTCCTCTGCCGGCACTGAACAAATTAAAAGCTTTCTTGCCACTGCTTTTATTCGCCAGCAGCCGGAACGTTTCTTTTCTGAATCAGGCAGTTTCCACTATTCAAATACCCCCAACGAAGGCTGGCCCGACATCATTCGCCAGATTTGTACCCGACTTGTGACGCAACACCAGATTACCGACGATGAGTCACAACGCATCTGCGCCCGTGAAGGCGAAGGTGAGAACCTGATAGTCAATCATCTGGCAATCCCCCATTGCTGGAGCGAACAAAAGCGGCGTTTTCGCGGATTCTTCATTACCCTCGCGCATACCGTTCAGGTCAATAATGAACCCGTGAGCCATGTGCTGATCGCCTGCGCTGCCGCCGATGCGCGTCATGAGCTAAAAATCTTTAGCTATCTGGCCAGCGTGCTGTGTAGTCATCCCGCTGAAACCATTTGCGAATTAAAGGGATATGAGGCTTTTATCGGGCTATTAAAGCAGTAA
- a CDS encoding aminopeptidase, with protein sequence MNIELLQQLCEASAVSGDEQEVRNILINALEHNVDDITFDGLGSFVARKGNRGPKVAIVGHMDEVGFMVTHVDDNGFLRFTTIGSWWSQSMLNHRVAIRTRKGVKIPGIIGSVAPHALTDKQKQQPLTFDDMFIDIGANSREEVEKRGIAIGDFISPEANFARWGEDKIVGKALDNRVGCALMTELLQTVDNPDITLYGVGSVEEEVGLRGAQTSAEHIKPDVVIVLDTAVAGDVPGIDSIKYPLKLGAGPGLMLFDKRYFPNQQLVAALKASAESRTVPVQFCTMKTGATDGGRYNVMGGGRPVAALCLPTRYLHANSGMISAKDYDALFTLVRELLMSLTTDKVNAFTDFRQVN encoded by the coding sequence ATGAACATTGAGTTACTTCAGCAATTATGCGAAGCCAGCGCCGTCAGCGGTGATGAGCAAGAAGTGCGTAATATCCTCATCAACGCGCTGGAGCACAACGTAGATGACATTACCTTTGACGGTCTCGGCAGTTTTGTCGCCCGCAAAGGCAACCGCGGGCCAAAGGTCGCGATCGTCGGTCACATGGATGAAGTTGGCTTTATGGTCACGCATGTCGACGATAATGGTTTTCTGCGCTTTACCACCATTGGCAGTTGGTGGAGTCAATCAATGCTGAACCATCGGGTCGCCATTCGCACCCGCAAAGGCGTAAAAATCCCCGGAATCATCGGCTCCGTTGCGCCGCACGCCTTAACGGATAAGCAGAAACAGCAGCCGCTGACCTTTGACGATATGTTCATTGATATTGGCGCGAACAGCCGCGAAGAGGTGGAAAAACGCGGCATTGCGATCGGTGATTTTATTAGCCCGGAAGCGAACTTTGCCCGCTGGGGTGAGGATAAAATCGTTGGCAAAGCGCTGGATAACCGAGTCGGTTGTGCGCTGATGACGGAGCTGTTACAGACGGTGGATAACCCCGACATTACGCTTTACGGCGTCGGCAGCGTGGAAGAAGAGGTCGGACTGCGCGGGGCGCAAACCTCAGCAGAACATATCAAACCTGACGTGGTTATCGTGCTGGATACGGCGGTCGCAGGCGATGTGCCCGGCATCGACAGCATCAAATACCCCTTGAAACTGGGCGCGGGCCCTGGCCTGATGCTGTTTGATAAACGTTATTTCCCCAATCAGCAACTGGTTGCTGCGTTAAAAGCGAGTGCGGAAAGCCGTACTGTTCCTGTACAGTTTTGCACCATGAAAACCGGGGCGACGGACGGCGGGCGCTATAACGTGATGGGCGGTGGTCGCCCGGTAGCGGCGCTCTGTTTACCCACCCGTTACCTTCACGCCAACAGCGGTATGATTTCCGCGAAGGACTATGATGCTCTGTTTACGCTGGTGCGCGAACTGCTGATGTCGCTGACGACAGATAAGGTCAACGCGTTCACCGACTTTCGTCAGGTGAACTGA